CCGCGATCCAGTATTTTCTGGGAGAGCCCGCAGAAAAAGTTACGGTTGCGATCCTCGACGCCGGCGGCCAACCGGTCGATACTTTCGAAGGAACCGAGTCCAAGGCGAAAGACGACGCAGGGAGCTCCTTTCGCATTCCCCCTTCCACCACACCAACGACGGCGGCCGGAATGAATCGCTTCGATTGGAACCTGCGTCACAAGGGCGCAACGGTCTTCGAGGGCATGATCATCTGGAGCGGCCAGCCCGAGCGCGGCCCCAAGGCGGTCCCCGGACGTTATCAGGCAGAAATCACCGCCAACGGTGTGACGGAAACGGTCGATTTCGAAGTCGTCGTGGACCCCAGGCTGAAAGGGGTTACCCAAGCGGATCTCGAGGAGCAGTTTCAGCTGGCGGCACGGATTCGCGACAAGACGAGCGCGGCCAACGAAGCCGTCATCGAGATACGCGACCTGCGCGATCGAATCGAACAACGGCTCGAGGCCACGTCGAACGCAGAGCTCCAACGCGATGGACGCGAGCTCATCGAAGGTCTGAGCGAGATCGAGCAGGCGCTCTATCAGGTCAAGAACCAGAGCAACCAGGACCCTCTCAATTTCCCCATCCGTCTCAACAATCGCCTCGCCTCACTGAGACGAAGCGTCGAGACGGGAGACGCCAAGCCCACCGACGGGGCCTACAAGGTGTTCGAGGAGCTCTCGCGGGAGCTCGACGAACATCTGTCCCGACTCGAAGAGCACCTGACGACGTCGCTCGAGGTCGTCAACCAGCGTCTCGCCTCCCAGGGGCTCGAGACCGTCGAACGGTCGAGATAAATGCCCGAAGTGACCATCGACACCTTGACGCTCGGTCTCGTGTGGTTCGTGGTGTTCTTGTTCTCGACGACCTGCCACGAGGCGGCACACGCGCTCGTGGCTCGAATGGGCGGGGACACGACCGCGGCGAATCAAGTAACGCTCAACCCCACACCCCACGTGCAGCGCGAGCCCTTCGGGATGGTGGTGGTGCCGCTCGTTTCCTATCTCCTCGGGGGATGGATGATCGGTTGGGCGAGCGCACCCTACAATCCGGAGTGGGCCTACCGTTACCCTCACCGAGCGGCAAGAATGGCCCTCGCGGGTCCCGCAGCGAACTTCTTGCTCATGCTCATCGGGGCTCTCATCATCCGCATCGGGCTTGCGATCGAATGGTTCCAGCCTCCGGCAAGCGTGCACTACACGCGCATCACCGAGGCGGTGGACCCTTCGGGGGTCGGCTCCCTCATCGCCGTCTTCGCCAGCGTTCTGTTTCTTCTCAACCTGCTCCTGGGCACCTTCAATCTTCTTCCGGTTCCGCCCCTGGATGGAAACGCGGGCATCACTATCTTCATGAGCGAATCGGGCGCCCGCAACTTCATGTCTCTTTCCCACCAACAGGGTTTCGGCATGATGGGGATCCTGATTGCCTGGGTCGTGTTTGGAAGGATCTTCGACGTCGTCTTTACCGTGGCCCTGAACGTCCTCTACTTCCCTATCGTGAGTTACGGGTAGGGACGGAGTTGACCTGAATGGTCTCTCCTAGATTCCGCGGGCGAGGTGCTCCTCGATACATTGCCAGATCGGGAAATAGGCGCGCGGGGAGAGGAGCTCGTCGGGGTACGAGTTCCGCAGGGCCTCGGAAATCCTGACGCGAGCGGCCCGGGTGTTGCCCTGTGCGTCGATACGATGGTACGCCTCGATGACGTCGTCGGCGAATCGATGTCGCCGCATACGTCCAAATCCCTCCAATCGCTCGAATCGATTGTTATCGCGGTCGAAGCGGATGCCCTCGCGGGCGAGCATCGCAACCGCCCATTCGGCCTGCGCCCTGAGCTTCGTCAGGTGCTCGCGCATGATGGTCATCGTCTGCTTGACGAAGAAGCGCTGTTCCTCGCTGAGCGTGTCGGGAGGAACGGTCCGGAGGATCTCGCGAAACTCGAAAAGGAGTCGCGCGTCGCGAAAGCGCAGCTCTTCGGGCGTGCCCGCCTCACGAAGGAACGTCAGAAGCTCGTCGGTGAGATCGTGAGTATCCCACTTCTCCTCGGAGATCGCCACAGGGGCGCAGGCGAGATCGACCTCGTTGTCGGCCATACCGATTCTCAGGCGGGGGGGATGGTTCGAGATTAACGGTGAAGCCGGGCGGCTGTCAACCGGTATCTCTCTTTTTGGTGCTCAATGCCGTGGCGGGACCCGTAATCGATCGTGCCGCCACGGCTCGGGCTGCTTACGGCGCGGCGAGCGCGCCGGGCTCGCTCCGCTCGCGCAGGGTGGGCTGAGTTTTACATCACCCTGCTCGTTACTCAGTCCTTCTCGAGAGGCTCGCCATCGACGTCCAGGTTCCTCATCGCACCGAACTCGAGCTCGGCCACGGCCTCGGCGCCTCTCTCGCGGTCACCCACGACGACCAGAATGGCCCGCTCGGTGTCGAGATACGTCGCTGCCGCACGCTCGAGATCCTCGATGGTGACCGCGGCGATTCGATCCGCGTATTCCTGCAGCTCATCCTGCGTGCGCTCGAACCCGACCAACTCCGCTATCTCGCTGGCGACGTGGGAGATCGTCTCGAAACGTTGGGCGAAGCCGCGAACGAGGTTCTCGACCGCGAGATCGATCTCTTCGCGCGTCGGAGGACGCCGCCAGGTGGCGAGGGCGTCGAACTCTGCGAGTAGCTCCTTCGTCGCCTCGCGCGTCACCGAGATTTCGACCGACGCCGATCCCAGCATCAGGCTGTTCAGGCGCGCGTAGCGAACCGAGGAAAAGGCTCCGTAGGTATATCCCTTGTCTTCCCTGAGATTCGAGTTGAGTCGACCGGAGAAATAACCCCCGAGCACCGTGTTCAAAACCTCGAGCACGTAGATGTCTTTCGTGTCTCTCGGAGGTCCGAGCATGGCGAGTCGGATCTCCGATTGCGCCGCGCCCGGGCGGTCGATGAAGTAGGTCGTCCGCTCCGGCGGTCGGAGTGGCGGTATCTCGACGGTTCCGAAGGGCTCCACGCTCCAGCTTCCAAGAGATCGTTCCACCAGACCTACGGCCTCGGCGGCCTCGATATCGCCCACGACGATCAGGTCGCTTGCGGTCGGCGCATAGTGACGAAAGTAGAACTGCTCGAGCTCGGTTCGCGTCAGCTCGCGAACCGACGGCTCGTTTCCCGAGATGGGCCAACCGTAGGGGTGTCGGCTCCCGAACAGGGACTTCCGAACCGCCTTTCCCGCGATGGCACCCGGACTCGCGCGCTCCTGAAGAATCCCGTCGAGCCTCTGCTTCCTGAGTCGCTCGAGCTCTTCACCAGGAAAGCTCGGATGCAGCACGACGTCGGCCATGAGATCCAGGGAAGCGGGCAAGTGACGCTTCAGGGCGTCGAGCGATACCGCGCTCCATTCACGGCTTCCGGCCGCCGAGAGCTGGCTTCCCATCCGATCGAGATCGGCCTCGATCTCGAGCGAGGTTCGGGTCGCCGTCCCCTCCTCGAGCATCTCCGCGGTGAAGGACGCTAGGCCGCTCCTTTCGTAAGGCTCTGCCGTCGCCCCCGCCTTGATGAGGAGGACCAGAGAGACTTTGGGGATCTCGTGTCTTTCAATCACGTGAAGGGTCAGGCCGTTTTGCAGGATCTGCGTTCTGACCGGCGGCACGCGAAAGGGCGGGCTCGATCTGAGCGGTGGCGCGGCGGCGCGATCGGGTTGGGTGCGGGCCTCGTGACGGGCCGTTTCCGGCACGTAGGCGATCACGAGCGATGGCTTCAACAGGTAGTACTTGGCCGCGCGCCGGATGTCTCTCGCCTTGAGACGCTGGTAGCGGTCGTAGTCCTCCTGGAAACGATCCGGCGTCCCGAGAAACGTCTGATACATCGCCAGGCGGTCGGCCTTTCCGCCGAAGCCTCCGATACGCTCGAGCCCCGAGAGAAAGTCGAACTCCTGTCCCGCCTTGACGCGCGCCAGCTCGTCTTCGGTGGGTCCCTCTTTCGCCAGTCGGCGAATCTCTTCGCCGAGCATTCCTTCGATGGTGTCGAGATTAGCCCCGGGGCGAGCGGTGGCGACGATGCCCACGAGACCGGCGATCTCGAGGCTGTAGTTGAAAGCGCTCACTTCGGATGCCACCTGCTCGTCATAGACCAGGCGCTTGTACAGGCGGGAGTTCTTGCCGTCGGCGAGCAGGGTCGATGTGAGGTCGAGCGCAGCGTCGTCCCGCTCGAAATAGGCGACGGCGGGCCAGCTCAGGTATAGGCGCTCCTGGGGAACCCGATCGTGCACGACGATGCGCCGGTGAGTCGGGAGCTGAACTTCGTGTCGGATGGCCTTCCCCAAGGGTTGCCCGGGCCTCAACGGCGAAAAGTAACGATCGACGAGTCTCTCGGCCTCGTCGATCTCGAACTCGCCCGCGATGGTCAGCACACAATTGTTCGGGACGTAGTACCTGCGGAAGAAATCGTGGACGTCGTCGAGCGTGGCATTCTCCAGGTCTTCCATGCTGCCAATGATGTGCCACGAGTAGGGGTGCCCCTGGGGGAACAAGTTACGGAATATGCCTTCGACCGCGGTCCCATAGGGAACGTTGTCCATGCTCTGACGCCGCTCGTTCTTGACCACGTCACGCTGGTTGTCGAAGTTCTCCTGATTGACGGCATCCAAGAGGTATCCCATTCGGTCGGACTCCGCCCACAGGACGTGCTCCAGCGAACCGGCGGGCACCGTCTCGAAGTAGTTCGTCCGATCGAAGTTCGTCGTGCCGTTGATGCCTCCTTGAGAAATGTTGGCCCCGGCCCGCTCCATCAGCGAGATGTAGGAGCCTTTGATGTTCCGGGACCCCTCGAACATCATGTGCTCGAACAGATGGGCGAAGCCGGTCTTGCCCGGCTCCTCGTTCTTCGAGCCTACGTGATACCAGAGGTTCACGTGAACCACGGGGAGCTTGCGGTCCTGATGGAGAATCACTCTCAGGCCGTTCGCCAGCCGGTAGGTCTCGAATTCGATTCGGGGTACGGCAGTCGCTTCGAACTCGCTCAACAGCTCTCCTTTCGAGGGCGTGGCCGTACCATCTTATATAATACCGACTCGCAGGAGGCCATGACTTTTCTCGTCGTATTCGCGGTTCTCGCCATCCAGGGAACGGCGAGCCCGGCCAAGCAAGCGATCCTGGAAACGAGCTTGGGCGAGATCGTGATCGATCTGCTGCCGGAAAAAGCCCCGGACCACGTCGCTCATTTCACCAGGCTGGCGTCCGAGGGTGTCTACGATGGCACCACGTTCCACCGAGTCATCAAGTACGGCATCATTCAAGGCGGAGACCCAGAAACCAAGGACCCGAGCGCCCGAGACAAGTATGGAACCGGGGGGCTCGGCGTGCTGGCGCGGGAGCTGAGCGACGAGAAACACACCCGGGGAGCCGTCTCCGCCGTGCAGATTCCGGGAAAGCCCGACAGCGCCGGCTCCCAGTTCTTCATCGTCGTGACCGACCAGCCCACTCTCGACGGCCAGTTCACGGTGTTCGCGCGGGTCGTCGAAGGCATTCTGGTGGCTCAACGAATCTCCGAAACGCCCACCGACGAAAGCGGGCTCGCCGTCGAGCGCATCGAGATCCTGAAAGT
This region of Vicinamibacteria bacterium genomic DNA includes:
- a CDS encoding site-2 protease family protein encodes the protein MPEVTIDTLTLGLVWFVVFLFSTTCHEAAHALVARMGGDTTAANQVTLNPTPHVQREPFGMVVVPLVSYLLGGWMIGWASAPYNPEWAYRYPHRAARMALAGPAANFLLMLIGALIIRIGLAIEWFQPPASVHYTRITEAVDPSGVGSLIAVFASVLFLLNLLLGTFNLLPVPPLDGNAGITIFMSESGARNFMSLSHQQGFGMMGILIAWVVFGRIFDVVFTVALNVLYFPIVSYG
- a CDS encoding pitrilysin family protein, giving the protein MSEFEATAVPRIEFETYRLANGLRVILHQDRKLPVVHVNLWYHVGSKNEEPGKTGFAHLFEHMMFEGSRNIKGSYISLMERAGANISQGGINGTTNFDRTNYFETVPAGSLEHVLWAESDRMGYLLDAVNQENFDNQRDVVKNERRQSMDNVPYGTAVEGIFRNLFPQGHPYSWHIIGSMEDLENATLDDVHDFFRRYYVPNNCVLTIAGEFEIDEAERLVDRYFSPLRPGQPLGKAIRHEVQLPTHRRIVVHDRVPQERLYLSWPAVAYFERDDAALDLTSTLLADGKNSRLYKRLVYDEQVASEVSAFNYSLEIAGLVGIVATARPGANLDTIEGMLGEEIRRLAKEGPTEDELARVKAGQEFDFLSGLERIGGFGGKADRLAMYQTFLGTPDRFQEDYDRYQRLKARDIRRAAKYYLLKPSLVIAYVPETARHEARTQPDRAAAPPLRSSPPFRVPPVRTQILQNGLTLHVIERHEIPKVSLVLLIKAGATAEPYERSGLASFTAEMLEEGTATRTSLEIEADLDRMGSQLSAAGSREWSAVSLDALKRHLPASLDLMADVVLHPSFPGEELERLRKQRLDGILQERASPGAIAGKAVRKSLFGSRHPYGWPISGNEPSVRELTRTELEQFYFRHYAPTASDLIVVGDIEAAEAVGLVERSLGSWSVEPFGTVEIPPLRPPERTTYFIDRPGAAQSEIRLAMLGPPRDTKDIYVLEVLNTVLGGYFSGRLNSNLREDKGYTYGAFSSVRYARLNSLMLGSASVEISVTREATKELLAEFDALATWRRPPTREEIDLAVENLVRGFAQRFETISHVASEIAELVGFERTQDELQEYADRIAAVTIEDLERAAATYLDTERAILVVVGDRERGAEAVAELEFGAMRNLDVDGEPLEKD